A stretch of DNA from Halorubrum sp. BOL3-1:
CCTCCGCAGACTTCCCGCTGGCCGTCTCACCGTCCGGTCCGGCAGCCTCGTCGGCGTCGGTCTCCGTCACGCTCACGTCCGCGAGCGTGGCGTCCGTCCGCGCGAGCCGCTCCGCCACGATCAGTTTCTCCCGACGGTCGAGCCGCTCCCAGTCGAACTCCGTCGGCGGCGACGCTTCCAGCGCCTCGAACCGCTCGATCACCGCCTCGTTGGCGAACCGCTCGAACGAGTCGCAGTTCTGGCAGGTCCGCGACAGGTGTGACGTGTCGAACGCCCGCGTGACGGCGTGGTCGAGACAGTTCAGACACCGGTAGGTCGTGGTTCGAGACACGAGAACCGGTAGGCGCCGGACGAAGGTGTATCTGTGGGCGTCGATCTCGGGCCGGAACAGAGGGACTGAGCCGGGAAAAACGAGACCGCCGGCCTACGCGAACAGCGCGGACGCCGCCGCCTCGGCCGTCTCGATGACGGGACCGAAGCCGGGTAAGAGTAGCACTGTCGCGACCGCCGCGAAGACGACCGCGGCGTACAGCCCCGTCGGCTGTACGTCGACCGCGTCGAGCGCGCTCGACGACGCGGGGTCGTCCAAGAACAGCGCCTTCACGACCCGACTGTAGTAGTACAGCGACACGACGCTGTTGACCGCGCCGAGCGCCGCCAGCCACAGGAAGCCGTTGTCGACGGCCGCCTGGAACAGGAAGTACTTCGAGAAGAAGCCGGCGAACGGCGGCAGTCCGGCCAGCGAGAACATGAACACGGCCATCGCGACGGAGGCGACCGGCGCGCGCCGCCACAGGCCCGCGTAGTCCTCGAACGTCCGGCCGACGCCCCACCGCTCCGCCATCGCGACGAACAGGAAGGCGCCGGTGTTCATGAACCCGTAGACGAGCAGGTGCGCCATCGCGGCGCCCATGACGGTCCCGTTCGCCGGCCCATTGGGGGCGAGCGCGGCGACGCCGATGAGCGCGTATCCGGCGTGGCCGATGGAAGAGTACGCGAGCATCCGCTTGACCTCCTCTTGGACCGCGGCCGCGAAGTTACCGACCGTCATCGTGACGGCCGCGAGGATCGCGAAGGCGAGCATCCAGTCGATGTTCGCCGTGACGGCCATTTCTAGGGGGAACGCCTCGGTGAACACGCGGAACGCGACGACGAACCCGGCGGCCTTCGAGGCCGACGAGAGGAAGGCGCTCACGGGCGCGGGCGCGCCCTCGTACGCCTCCGGCGCCCAGAAGTGGAACGGGACGGAGGCCGTCTTGAACGCGACGCCGCCGATCATCATCACGACGCCGACGCCGAGGACGCCGGTGAGTCCCTCGATGGACGCCGACGCGATCTCGCTGAGGATCAGCGACCCCGTGGCCGCGTACACCAGCGAGATACCGAACAGGAAGATCGCCGAGGAGAGCGCGCCGACGAGGAAGTACTTCATCCCCGCCTCGACGCTACCGCGGTCCCGCTTGAGGTACGCGACCAAGACGTACGACGGCAGCGACACCATCTCCAAGGCGACGAACACGACGGCCAGGGAGTTCGCGGCCGCGAGCAGCGCCATCCCGGTGGCCGCGAACAGCGTTAGCGAGTAGAACGCCGCCGGGTTGGCGTGGTCGTGGAAGTAGTCGTGTGCGGCGACCAACACCAGCGCGGTCACCGACGCGAAGATGGCGGTGAAAAACAGCGCCATCGTGTCGACTTTGATCGCGTCGGCGAACAGGTAGATCGCACCTCCGGTGTCGGTGCTTCCCGTTCCGCCGGCGACCAGCCAGACGGCCGCCGCGAGCGAGCCGAGCGCGCCGAGCGCGCCGACGACCGCCATCGAGGTGTTCGACCGTGTGTCGGGCCGGACGGTGTCGACGAGCAGCAGCGCGAGCCCGGTGAACGCGAGTGTGAACGCCGGCAGCAGCGCCGTCACGTTCGGCAGCGTCTCAACCATCGACCGTCACCCCCTCGACCACGGGAACGGCGGCATCACGGATCATCTCGAAGAAGATGTCGGGCGCGACGCCGAGCACGATGATTGCCACCAGGAGCACCGCGAGCGGGGCGACGTCGTGGAAGGGCGCGGGCCCGACCTCGTAGTCGGTTTCGAGCTCGAACGGGCCGAACAGCGTGCTCTGCATCGCCGCGAGCAGGTAGCCGGCGACGATGACGATACCGAACATCGCGAGCGCGGTGAATATCGGTGCGTACGGGAGCGCCGGCGCGGACAGCGAGCCGACGAAGATGAAGAACTCGCCCGCGAAGCCGGCCATCAGCGGCAGTCCCATATAGCCGAAGGCGCCGGCGACGAGGATGCCGACCGTGACCGGCATCCGGTCGGCCATCCCGGCCATGTCACCGACCATCCGGGTGTGGGTAGTGTTGTAGATGACGCCGACCGCCATGAACATCAGCCCCGAGATGAGGCCGTGCGCGACCATCTGGAACGTCGCGCCGCCGACGCCGTACTCGGTGAACACGATGAGCCCGAGGATGACGTAGCCCATCGACGAGACGGACGAGTACGCGACGATCCGCTTGAGGTCCTTCTGTGCCAGCGCCAACATCGCTCCGTAGATGACGCTGACGACCGCAATCGCTGCGATGGGTATCGCGAGGGCGGACGCCTGCTCGGGCAGCATCGTGAAATTGAACCGGAGCAGCGCGTACGTCCCCATCTTCAGGAGGACGCCCGCCAAGAGCACCGACACCGGGGTCGGCGCCTGGACGTGGGCGTCCGGAAGCCACGTGTGGAAGGGGACAATCGGGACCTTCACCGCGAACCCGAGGAACATCGCGACGAACGCGAACATCGCAACCGTGTCCGGCGGGATACCGAACCAGGCCCCCAGGTCGCCCGCGGCGATCGCCTGTGCGATCTCGGGGAGGGCAAACGACGACACCCCGTCAAGCGCGAACACGAGGCTCATGAACCCGAGAAACATCAGCAGCGACGCCGCGTTCGTGTACACGAAGAACTTGATCGCGGCGTACTTGCGGCGCGGGCCGCCCCAGATGCCGATGAGGAAGTACATCGGGACCAGCACCGCCTCCCAGAAGACGAACCACAGGAAGAAGTCGAGTGCGGCAAACACGCCGAGTAGATTCGCCTCCATGAACAGCATCAGGCCGTAGAACTGGCTCTGTCGAACGTCGACCGGCGTCCACGCGCTGAGGATCGCCAGCGGCACGAGGAACGTCGTGAGCACGAACAGCGGGAGGCTGATCCCGTCGAGACCGACGAACCACGAGACGCTTCGACCGCCGACTTCGAGCCACTCGATCCGGGTCGCGTACGCGATCTCGCCGCCGGTGAGCGCGTTGCCCCCCGCCTCGAAGCCGGACCACAGGGAGAGACTACCGACGAACGGAATCAGGCTGATCGCGAACGCCAGCCGACCGGCCCACTCGTCCGGTGCGAGGAAGACGGTTAGCGCGCCGACGAAGGCGGCCGCCATGAGCGCTTCGAGTATCACTAGAACCACCCCCCGGTCGCGCCGAGCACGATCAACAGCGCGACGAGCCCGAAGGTGAGCAGCGCGGCGTACTGCGAGACGACGCCGGACTGGAGCTTTCGGATCCGACCGCCGCCGGTCAGGCTCACCGAGGAGACGCCGTTGACGACGCCGTCGATGATTCCCTGATCGAAGACGTTCGCGCCGCCCGCGACGTCTTCCGTTCGATACGCGAGCCAGATCTGTAGTTCGTCGAGGTAGTAGTTGTTGTACAGCACGTCTTTGACCCCGCCGAGCTTGGCGGTGTGTTCCGTCGGCGACGCCACGTTGTAGAGCCGCCAGGCGAGTCCGAGTCCGAGCAGCGCGAGTCCGAGGGAGACGGCCGCACTGACGAGGACGGTTCCGACCTCACCGCCGACGAGGGACCCGCTGCTGTACGGTCCCAGGTCGGCGTAGTGGTGCGACGAAAGGCCCTCAATGCCGCCCCAGTGATTGTCGAGCCAAAGGTGAAGCAGGTCGATTCCCTCCAGACCGAGGACCTTCTGTACCGGCACCATGTTGATAAGACCGGTCACGACGGCGAGCGACCCCAGCACCGTCAGCGGTCCCTTGATGTTCCAGCGAACGGATCCGGGGTCGCGGGCGGTGTCGCTCCGCGGCTCGCCGTGGAAGGTCAGGAACACCATCCGGAAGGTGTAGAAGGCGGTGACCGGAACCGCGAGCAGCCCCATCAGGTAGCCGCCGAGCAGCAGCGGATCGTTGAGTCCGTGGACGAGCGCCTCGTAGAGGATCTCGTCTTTCGACCAGAAGCCGGCGAACGGGAAGATGCCCGCGAGCGCCAGCGACCCGGCGAGGAAGGTGTAGTAGGTGACGGGGAGCTTCGACCGCAGCCCGCCCATGTCCCACATGTCCTCGTTGTGGTGCATCGCGATGATGACCGAACCGGCGCCGAGGAACAGCAGCGCCTTGAAGAACGCGTGGGTCGTGAGGTGGAAGACCGCGGCCACGTACCCGCCCGCGCCGAGCGCGAGCATCATGTAGCCGTACTGCGAGATGGTGGAGTACGCGAGCACCTGTTTCAGCTCGTCTTTCACTACCCCCATCGTCGCCGCGAACAGGGCGGTGAAGCCGCCGATAAAGGCGATGACCGCCATCGTCGTCGGCGTCAGCACGTAGAAGCCGTACAT
This window harbors:
- a CDS encoding NADH-quinone oxidoreductase subunit N — its product is MVETLPNVTALLPAFTLAFTGLALLLVDTVRPDTRSNTSMAVVGALGALGSLAAAVWLVAGGTGSTDTGGAIYLFADAIKVDTMALFFTAIFASVTALVLVAAHDYFHDHANPAAFYSLTLFAATGMALLAAANSLAVVFVALEMVSLPSYVLVAYLKRDRGSVEAGMKYFLVGALSSAIFLFGISLVYAATGSLILSEIASASIEGLTGVLGVGVVMMIGGVAFKTASVPFHFWAPEAYEGAPAPVSAFLSSASKAAGFVVAFRVFTEAFPLEMAVTANIDWMLAFAILAAVTMTVGNFAAAVQEEVKRMLAYSSIGHAGYALIGVAALAPNGPANGTVMGAAMAHLLVYGFMNTGAFLFVAMAERWGVGRTFEDYAGLWRRAPVASVAMAVFMFSLAGLPPFAGFFSKYFLFQAAVDNGFLWLAALGAVNSVVSLYYYSRVVKALFLDDPASSSALDAVDVQPTGLYAAVVFAAVATVLLLPGFGPVIETAEAAASALFA
- a CDS encoding NuoM family protein, coding for MAAAFVGALTVFLAPDEWAGRLAFAISLIPFVGSLSLWSGFEAGGNALTGGEIAYATRIEWLEVGGRSVSWFVGLDGISLPLFVLTTFLVPLAILSAWTPVDVRQSQFYGLMLFMEANLLGVFAALDFFLWFVFWEAVLVPMYFLIGIWGGPRRKYAAIKFFVYTNAASLLMFLGFMSLVFALDGVSSFALPEIAQAIAAGDLGAWFGIPPDTVAMFAFVAMFLGFAVKVPIVPFHTWLPDAHVQAPTPVSVLLAGVLLKMGTYALLRFNFTMLPEQASALAIPIAAIAVVSVIYGAMLALAQKDLKRIVAYSSVSSMGYVILGLIVFTEYGVGGATFQMVAHGLISGLMFMAVGVIYNTTHTRMVGDMAGMADRMPVTVGILVAGAFGYMGLPLMAGFAGEFFIFVGSLSAPALPYAPIFTALAMFGIVIVAGYLLAAMQSTLFGPFELETDYEVGPAPFHDVAPLAVLLVAIIVLGVAPDIFFEMIRDAAVPVVEGVTVDG
- the nuoL gene encoding NADH-quinone oxidoreductase subunit L; protein product: MVNAFAYVPAIVLLPFFSFLIALGAGRYLPKGGAFGGVAATAGSFLLSLWVAAAVAGGRAYNETLYYWASEGGAGIGPTDVELSFGVLIDPLSALMLVIVTLVALLVHVFSLGYMNDEGETGLPRYYAGLGLFTASMLGFVVADNLLMAFMFFELVGLCSYLLIGFHFREPGPPSAAKKAFLVTRFGDYFFLVGVAAVFATFGTAQFAGPESFPALADAALNGSGSVAWTPGGLELGTWLTVVGLLVLGGVVGKSAQFPLHTWLPDAMEGPTPVSALIHAATMVAAGVYLVARMYGFYVLTPTTMAVIAFIGGFTALFAATMGVVKDELKQVLAYSTISQYGYMMLALGAGGYVAAVFHLTTHAFFKALLFLGAGSVIIAMHHNEDMWDMGGLRSKLPVTYYTFLAGSLALAGIFPFAGFWSKDEILYEALVHGLNDPLLLGGYLMGLLAVPVTAFYTFRMVFLTFHGEPRSDTARDPGSVRWNIKGPLTVLGSLAVVTGLINMVPVQKVLGLEGIDLLHLWLDNHWGGIEGLSSHHYADLGPYSSGSLVGGEVGTVLVSAAVSLGLALLGLGLAWRLYNVASPTEHTAKLGGVKDVLYNNYYLDELQIWLAYRTEDVAGGANVFDQGIIDGVVNGVSSVSLTGGGRIRKLQSGVVSQYAALLTFGLVALLIVLGATGGWF